The following coding sequences are from one Collimonas arenae window:
- a CDS encoding DUF2889 domain-containing protein gives MSLTPSIPRRALKHTRAIHVEAFVRDDGLWDIDAHVTDTKPFDLSLPSGNLPAGAPLHSLWLRLTLDREFVVVDIEANSEAVPYPGYCNTIGPDYKKLIGLSLVKGFRHALKERIGGALGCTHLTELAQILPTAALQAFGGEVNRPNVSDPLAEQKRPPQLDRCHALRSEGAVVAKYYPKWAISPPSAVDSQSNLSNQAISFN, from the coding sequence ATGTCTCTGACACCCTCTATCCCCCGCCGAGCGCTAAAGCACACCCGCGCGATTCACGTCGAAGCTTTTGTACGCGATGATGGCTTGTGGGATATCGACGCGCATGTTACCGATACCAAACCTTTTGATCTGTCATTGCCTTCCGGAAACTTGCCGGCGGGCGCGCCATTGCATAGTCTGTGGTTAAGATTGACGCTAGATCGCGAGTTTGTCGTCGTCGACATCGAGGCAAATTCCGAAGCGGTGCCATATCCTGGTTATTGCAACACAATTGGTCCTGATTATAAAAAGTTGATCGGCTTAAGCCTGGTCAAGGGCTTTCGTCATGCGCTCAAGGAGCGTATCGGCGGCGCGCTTGGTTGCACCCATCTGACCGAACTGGCGCAGATATTACCGACCGCGGCATTGCAGGCCTTTGGCGGCGAAGTAAATCGACCGAATGTTTCAGATCCGCTGGCGGAGCAGAAAAGGCCGCCACAGCTCGATCGTTGTCATGCTTTACGTAGTGAAGGCGCAGTTGTCGCCAAATATTATCCGAAGTGGGCAATCAGCCCTCCATCAGCAGTTGACTCCCAATCTAATTTATCCAACCAAGCAATTTCATTTAATTAA
- the recX gene encoding recombination regulator RecX, with translation MAKLQISLKGRALRYLSAREHSRLELARKLSRYAQEGDDIEALLDTLEAAKLLSQSRFSESLIHRRAHRYGNSRILSELQSHGIDAESLVDIKADLASGEVGRAREVWRKKFNQPPADAAERAKQMRFLLQRGFSHRAIQAAVKGGGDEYEDE, from the coding sequence ATGGCCAAACTGCAAATCAGCCTGAAGGGCAGGGCGCTGCGCTATCTGTCGGCGCGTGAACACAGCCGCCTGGAACTGGCGCGAAAATTGTCGCGTTACGCGCAGGAAGGCGACGACATCGAAGCCCTGCTCGACACGCTGGAAGCCGCAAAACTCCTGTCCCAATCGCGCTTTTCAGAATCCCTGATCCACCGCCGCGCCCATCGCTACGGCAACAGCCGCATCCTCTCCGAACTGCAAAGCCATGGTATCGACGCCGAGTCATTGGTAGATATCAAAGCCGACCTGGCCAGCGGCGAAGTCGGCCGCGCGCGCGAAGTCTGGCGCAAGAAATTCAACCAGCCACCGGCCGATGCCGCCGAGCGCGCCAAGCAAATGCGTTTCCTGCTGCAACGCGGGTTTTCGCACCGGGCAATACAGGCCGCGGTGAAGGGCGGCGGCGATGAATATGAGGATGAGTGA
- the recA gene encoding recombinase RecA → MDDKKSAPNPDKSKALAAALAQIEKQFGKGSVMRMEDGAVVEEVQVVSTGSLGLDIALGVGGLPRGRVVEIYGPESSGKTTLTLQTIAEMQKLGGTCAFIDAEHALDVGYAQKLGINLSELLISQPDTGEQALEITDALVRSGGVDLIVVDSVAALTPRAEIEGDMGDSLPGLQARLMSQALRKLTGSINRTNTLVIFINQIRMKIGVMFGNPETTTGGNALKFYASVRLDIRRTGSIKSGDEVIGNETKVKVVKNKIAPPFKEAHFDILYGEGTSREGEILDLGSDAKIVEKSGAWYSYNGERIGQGKDNARTYLKERPELAREIENKVRASLGVPELGAIKSDGGDKAEKAAAKANKAAAAAAAKSEEPV, encoded by the coding sequence ATGGACGATAAAAAATCCGCACCCAATCCGGATAAAAGCAAGGCCCTTGCCGCGGCCTTGGCGCAAATCGAGAAACAATTCGGCAAAGGTTCGGTCATGCGCATGGAAGACGGCGCCGTGGTCGAAGAAGTGCAAGTGGTCTCGACCGGCTCGCTCGGCCTGGATATCGCCCTGGGCGTCGGCGGCTTGCCGCGCGGCCGGGTAGTCGAAATCTACGGTCCTGAATCGTCCGGTAAAACCACGCTGACGCTGCAGACTATCGCCGAAATGCAAAAGCTCGGCGGCACCTGCGCGTTTATCGATGCGGAACACGCACTGGACGTCGGTTACGCACAGAAATTGGGCATCAACCTGTCCGAACTGCTGATTTCGCAACCGGATACCGGCGAACAAGCGCTGGAAATCACCGATGCGCTGGTGCGCTCGGGCGGCGTTGACCTGATCGTGGTCGACTCGGTTGCAGCCTTGACGCCACGCGCTGAAATCGAAGGCGACATGGGCGATTCCCTGCCAGGCCTGCAAGCGCGTCTGATGTCGCAAGCGCTGCGCAAGCTGACCGGCAGCATCAACCGCACCAACACGCTGGTGATCTTCATCAACCAGATCCGCATGAAGATCGGCGTCATGTTCGGCAATCCGGAAACCACCACCGGTGGTAACGCCCTGAAGTTCTACGCTTCGGTGCGCCTGGATATCCGCCGTACCGGCTCGATCAAATCCGGCGACGAAGTCATCGGCAACGAAACCAAGGTCAAGGTCGTCAAGAACAAGATCGCGCCGCCATTCAAGGAAGCGCATTTCGACATCCTGTATGGCGAAGGCACATCGCGCGAAGGTGAAATCCTCGATCTCGGTTCCGATGCCAAGATCGTTGAAAAGTCGGGCGCCTGGTACAGCTACAACGGCGAACGCATCGGCCAGGGCAAGGACAACGCCCGTACCTACTTGAAAGAACGGCCAGAACTGGCGCGTGAAATCGAGAACAAGGTGCGCGCTTCCCTGGGCGTGCCAGAACTCGGCGCGATCAAGTCGGACGGCGGCGACAAGGCTGAAAAAGCCGCAGCCAAGGCCAACAAGGCCGCAGCTGCTGCAGCAGCAAAGTCGGAAGAGCCGGTTTAA